From one Methermicoccus shengliensis DSM 18856 genomic stretch:
- a CDS encoding GDP-mannose 4,6-dehydratase: MSTLEGKRILITGISGFVGSHLSRYLLDMGAEVFGLVRRRADGVVPKNICERCSDAHILEGDLTDISMLAHALDVAEPDVIFHLAAQSFVPRSFTHPLDTLQSNTTGTAHLLEAVRIKDMDPKIVFAGSSEEYGLVITSRAQYERALERYGVVFPEPESIPEVPIAETNPLRPMSPYAVSKVHGELLMRNYHNAYGLRTVVSRGFNHEGAGRGIMFVTSVITSQVMKLKLGEADRITIGNVNALRDWSHVSDIVRGYCLLADKGKDGDVYNQGSMRTHSVLSYILLSLEQAGWSVEAIETMRGGVRVEQPTERDDSEMFGVRFTKTKVDRMLLDDELEFVPEHEGIWVHTDKGKVPVLFDSRRFRPAEVPILLADTRKIQRLGFVAERPLEDIIRDQLNFFVKKENRMLA, translated from the coding sequence TTGAGCACACTTGAGGGCAAGAGGATACTGATAACGGGAATCAGCGGGTTTGTGGGCTCACATCTTTCGAGATACCTGCTCGATATGGGTGCAGAGGTGTTTGGGCTCGTTAGAAGAAGGGCGGACGGCGTGGTCCCCAAGAACATATGCGAGCGGTGCTCTGATGCACACATCCTCGAGGGGGACCTCACGGACATATCCATGCTTGCCCATGCGCTGGATGTGGCAGAGCCCGACGTGATATTCCACCTTGCCGCCCAGTCGTTCGTTCCGAGAAGCTTCACCCACCCGCTGGACACACTGCAGAGCAACACCACGGGCACAGCCCACCTGCTCGAGGCAGTGCGCATAAAGGACATGGACCCCAAGATAGTGTTTGCGGGCTCGAGCGAGGAGTATGGGCTGGTGATTACCTCCCGTGCCCAGTATGAGCGGGCTCTTGAGAGATACGGCGTGGTGTTCCCAGAGCCAGAGAGCATCCCAGAGGTGCCAATAGCCGAGACCAACCCCCTGCGGCCCATGTCCCCATATGCGGTGAGCAAGGTGCATGGCGAGCTTCTCATGAGAAACTACCACAACGCCTATGGGCTCAGGACAGTGGTCTCCAGAGGCTTCAACCACGAGGGTGCTGGAAGGGGTATCATGTTCGTCACGTCCGTCATCACAAGTCAGGTGATGAAGCTCAAGCTGGGAGAGGCAGACCGCATCACCATTGGCAACGTCAATGCCCTTCGGGACTGGAGCCACGTGAGCGACATCGTGAGGGGCTACTGCCTGCTCGCAGATAAGGGCAAAGACGGGGATGTGTACAACCAGGGCTCTATGAGAACGCACTCCGTGCTGAGCTACATCCTGCTAAGCCTCGAGCAGGCGGGCTGGTCGGTCGAGGCAATCGAGACCATGAGGGGCGGTGTGAGGGTGGAGCAGCCCACCGAGAGGGACGACTCAGAGATGTTTGGCGTGCGCTTTACGAAGACCAAGGTGGACAGGATGCTGCTCGATGATGAGCTCGAGTTTGTCCCAGAGCACGAGGGCATCTGGGTGCACACCGACAAGGGAAAGGTGCCCGTGCTGTTCGATTCACGGCGCTTCAGGCCCGCCGAGGTGCCAATACTGCTCGCAGACACCAGAAAGATTCAGAGGCTGGGCTTTGTGGCAGAGCGCCCCCTCGAGGACATCATACGCGACCAGCTTAACTTTTTTGTGAAGAAGGAGAACAGGATGCTCGCCTAA
- the glmM gene encoding phosphoglucosamine mutase: protein MALFGTNGVRGIANEFLTPELALGLGLSFGTFLGEGTVAVGTDTRESRHMLKAAAISGLLSAGMQVVDVGIVPTPCLQHFVREHADGGLMVTASHNPREYNGIKLIAGDGTELSHEDEQRIEQIYHEARYKRAGWSGCGHIASADAITPYLDAIIERVDAERIRRARFTVAVDTGCGAGSLTLPFLLRRLGCRVLALNAQVDGTFPARNPEPVEEVLGELSAVVKESGADIGIAQDGDADRAVFVDERGKFVDEDSMLALVADHVLSQPSRRQKVVVTPVSSSLRVVDVAKRHGARVEWTGVGSIYVEQKMLELDAVFGGEGNGGFIFPDHQYCRDGAMAAAVVLEMLSAGTPLSELLNRVPQYHSAKTKVSLDNPRQAVEGIKPVLASMPEVQRVETVDGVKAWFEDGWVLIRPSGTEPLVRVFAESKSEERAEQLMRLGVSMLQR from the coding sequence ATGGCGCTGTTTGGAACGAACGGAGTTAGGGGCATAGCCAACGAGTTCTTGACGCCAGAGCTTGCACTCGGGCTGGGATTGAGCTTTGGCACGTTTCTGGGAGAGGGCACCGTGGCAGTGGGCACGGACACGAGGGAGAGCCGCCACATGCTAAAGGCGGCAGCCATCTCAGGGCTTCTGTCTGCTGGCATGCAGGTGGTGGACGTGGGAATCGTGCCCACCCCGTGCCTGCAGCACTTTGTGAGGGAGCATGCGGATGGCGGGCTCATGGTCACCGCGTCGCACAACCCCAGAGAGTACAACGGCATAAAGCTCATCGCTGGGGATGGCACTGAGCTCTCGCACGAGGACGAGCAGAGGATAGAGCAGATATACCATGAGGCGAGGTACAAAAGGGCGGGCTGGAGCGGCTGTGGACACATCGCGAGCGCAGATGCCATCACCCCTTACCTTGACGCCATCATCGAGAGGGTGGATGCAGAGCGGATACGTAGAGCGAGGTTCACGGTTGCCGTGGACACGGGATGTGGGGCAGGAAGCCTCACGCTTCCATTTCTCCTGAGAAGGCTGGGCTGCCGTGTGCTCGCGCTGAATGCACAGGTGGATGGCACGTTTCCAGCCCGCAACCCAGAGCCGGTAGAAGAGGTGTTGGGAGAGCTTTCTGCAGTCGTAAAAGAGAGCGGCGCAGATATTGGTATAGCGCAGGATGGAGATGCCGACAGGGCGGTGTTCGTGGACGAGAGGGGGAAGTTCGTTGACGAGGACTCCATGCTGGCTCTGGTGGCAGACCACGTGCTCTCTCAGCCCTCTCGCAGGCAAAAGGTGGTGGTCACGCCAGTGAGCTCGTCGCTCAGGGTTGTGGATGTTGCAAAAAGGCATGGTGCGAGGGTGGAGTGGACTGGTGTGGGCAGCATATACGTTGAGCAAAAGATGCTCGAGCTCGATGCGGTGTTCGGTGGAGAGGGCAATGGTGGATTCATATTCCCAGACCACCAGTACTGCAGGGATGGCGCAATGGCAGCTGCGGTTGTGCTCGAGATGCTCTCTGCTGGCACCCCGCTCTCAGAGCTCTTAAATAGGGTGCCACAGTATCACTCTGCCAAGACAAAGGTCTCCCTCGATAATCCGAGGCAGGCAGTGGAGGGCATAAAGCCAGTGCTCGCCTCGATGCCAGAGGTGCAGAGGGTGGAGACCGTAGATGGTGTCAAGGCATGGTTCGAGGACGGCTGGGTGCTCATACGACCCTCTGGCACGGAGCCCCTCGTGAGGGTGTTCGCAGAATCAAAGAGCGAGGAGAGGGCAGAGCAGCTCATGCGGCTTGGGGTATCAATGCTCCAGAGGTAA
- a CDS encoding homoserine dehydrogenase, whose product MTLRLAIFGFGVVGQGLARMLQRKGAQLASCGIDLRLVAVADSKGVWVDEGGIAPQDAIEKKRKEGTVAMERVRPERVVADVPCDVVVDTTPTNIEDGEPGMSIMLSAFESGKHVVTSNKGPLALRFHALSERAEECGVHLMYEASVGGAMPIFSLVRCSLAPAHITSIEGIFNGTCNYILTRMRETGYSYADILNEARELGIAEADPTYDVEGIDAACKVAILANALFGMDVCYRDVSTTGISQITPEAIHLAAAGDFSIKLIGKVSPTELKVAPMLVPTEHPLNVGGTLNVASIVTDIAGTITVMGRGAGAVETASALLSDIVWIHRSVSP is encoded by the coding sequence ATGACGCTCAGGCTTGCCATATTCGGTTTTGGAGTGGTGGGGCAGGGGCTTGCGAGGATGCTCCAGAGGAAGGGGGCACAGCTCGCCTCCTGTGGCATCGACCTCAGGCTGGTGGCGGTTGCGGACTCGAAGGGGGTGTGGGTCGATGAGGGGGGCATCGCTCCACAGGATGCCATCGAGAAAAAGCGCAAGGAGGGCACCGTTGCCATGGAGCGGGTGCGGCCAGAGCGTGTGGTTGCGGATGTGCCGTGCGATGTGGTGGTGGATACCACGCCCACCAACATCGAGGATGGTGAGCCCGGAATGTCCATCATGCTCTCGGCGTTCGAGAGCGGAAAGCACGTGGTCACCTCCAACAAGGGACCCCTTGCCCTGAGGTTTCACGCGCTCTCTGAGCGGGCAGAGGAGTGCGGGGTGCACCTGATGTACGAGGCGAGCGTGGGGGGTGCGATGCCCATATTCAGCCTCGTAAGGTGCTCGCTTGCCCCGGCCCACATCACGAGCATAGAGGGAATATTCAATGGCACGTGCAACTACATCCTAACCAGAATGCGCGAGACTGGCTATTCGTATGCCGATATCCTCAATGAGGCTCGGGAGCTGGGCATCGCCGAGGCGGACCCCACGTACGACGTGGAGGGCATAGATGCGGCATGTAAGGTGGCGATACTCGCGAACGCCCTGTTCGGTATGGATGTGTGCTACAGAGATGTGAGCACCACGGGCATCTCACAGATAACCCCAGAGGCGATACACCTCGCTGCAGCGGGCGACTTCTCCATAAAGCTCATAGGCAAGGTGAGCCCCACAGAGCTCAAGGTCGCCCCCATGCTGGTGCCCACTGAGCATCCGCTCAACGTGGGGGGCACGCTGAACGTGGCGTCCATTGTCACCGACATAGCGGGCACCATCACGGTGATGGGCAGGGGTGCGGGCGCGGTGGAAACGGCGAGCGCGCTGCTCAGCGACATTGTGTGGATACACAGGAGCGTGAGCCCATGA
- a CDS encoding glycosyltransferase family 4 protein — protein sequence MRIAMIHTPLTVSAGGERQMLNLSIELEKRGHEVEVFTNALDPERCFPDLLPSVSINVVPHPIRGLYCKGLFGMWRIGKIVAKGDFDIINNHNPYTEWAVYSAKRSVNIPAVWMCNEPPFWFFMPEARRGINKIYWPLYELFDKHAVRCIDEIVVLSHLMGDIVRHTYARGYEVIRSGVHLEEYEGISGESFRREYGLDDAFVMLQVGTLIHYKRQEDSIRALALLSERHEHVRLVLAGADGGDGQRLKKLARELGVAGRVLFLGPVSDAQLKELYGACDVFLFPAFQSWSLVSVEAMAAKRPVVVSSRCGISEVVEDGVSGFVIEHGSYQDMAERIELLIGDEGLKRRMGERAHELVRDNLTWQRYAERMERVFESLVG from the coding sequence ATGAGGATAGCGATGATTCACACCCCCCTCACGGTGTCTGCGGGCGGAGAGCGGCAGATGCTCAACCTTTCAATAGAGCTCGAAAAGAGGGGGCACGAGGTCGAGGTATTCACCAACGCTCTCGACCCAGAAAGGTGCTTTCCAGACCTGCTCCCCAGCGTCAGCATAAACGTGGTTCCCCATCCCATAAGAGGACTATACTGCAAGGGGCTCTTTGGCATGTGGCGCATCGGGAAGATTGTGGCAAAGGGCGACTTTGACATCATCAACAACCACAACCCCTATACTGAGTGGGCGGTGTACTCTGCCAAGCGAAGTGTGAACATCCCAGCGGTGTGGATGTGCAACGAGCCCCCATTCTGGTTCTTCATGCCAGAGGCGAGAAGGGGAATAAACAAGATATACTGGCCCCTGTACGAGCTGTTTGACAAGCACGCCGTGCGCTGCATAGATGAGATAGTGGTACTCTCCCACCTCATGGGCGATATAGTGAGGCACACCTATGCGAGAGGCTATGAGGTGATAAGGAGCGGGGTGCACCTCGAGGAGTACGAAGGCATCTCTGGTGAGTCCTTCAGGAGGGAGTACGGGCTCGATGATGCGTTCGTGATGCTGCAGGTGGGAACGCTCATACACTACAAGCGACAGGAGGACAGCATTCGGGCGCTGGCGCTTTTAAGCGAGCGCCACGAGCACGTGAGGCTGGTGCTGGCTGGTGCAGACGGGGGGGATGGACAGAGGCTCAAAAAGCTCGCACGGGAGCTTGGCGTTGCGGGCAGGGTGCTGTTTTTGGGTCCAGTATCGGATGCACAGCTAAAAGAGCTGTATGGGGCGTGCGATGTGTTCCTGTTCCCAGCGTTTCAGTCGTGGAGTCTCGTGAGTGTGGAGGCGATGGCTGCAAAGAGGCCCGTGGTGGTGTCAAGCAGGTGCGGCATATCCGAGGTGGTGGAGGACGGTGTGAGCGGCTTTGTGATAGAGCACGGCAGCTACCAAGACATGGCAGAGCGCATAGAGCTGCTGATAGGGGACGAGGGGCTAAAGAGGCGCATGGGAGAGAGGGCTCACGAGCTCGTCAGGGACAACCTGACGTGGCAGAGGTATGCAGAGCGCATGGAGAGGGTGTTCGAGTCGCTGGTGGGATAG
- a CDS encoding glycosyltransferase family 4 protein, whose translation MRVGILSWIIDMERAGIGNFTYNLIRCMLDMGKGDELHLIHYEHSDDEVYSMAHDVLVPRLPSLMKFAVGLPYAVMKSGIDVLHVPSHWYNQLTPFLLNRTKKVLTIHDLVPILLPETHTGITVMTWAPTLRLIAHRIDMIATDSHATKLDCMRHLGIPEERIRVVYCGVDPKYRPLEDREAILKDLEERYGIKKPFVLYVGTLEKRKNIPTLLRALYRLKKSGVCPLLVIAGRRGWKYDDIFDTIHELKLEHDVLFTGYVPEDDLVALYNAADLFVYPSLYEGFGLPPLEAMACGCPVITSNTSSLPEVVGDAGIMVDPHDVNALADAMERVLTDESLREDMRRRGLERAKRFSWQRSAREMWDIYEEVYHEG comes from the coding sequence ATGAGGGTCGGCATACTCTCATGGATTATAGACATGGAAAGAGCGGGCATTGGCAACTTTACCTACAACCTCATACGCTGCATGCTGGACATGGGAAAGGGCGATGAGCTCCACCTCATCCACTACGAGCACAGCGATGATGAGGTGTACTCGATGGCACACGACGTGCTCGTTCCGAGGCTACCCTCACTGATGAAGTTCGCCGTGGGGCTGCCGTATGCCGTCATGAAAAGCGGCATAGATGTGCTGCACGTGCCATCCCACTGGTACAACCAGCTCACACCCTTCCTTCTCAACAGGACAAAAAAGGTGCTCACCATACACGACCTCGTCCCAATCCTGCTTCCAGAGACACATACAGGCATCACGGTAATGACATGGGCACCCACCCTCAGGCTGATAGCCCACAGGATCGACATGATAGCCACCGACTCACATGCCACCAAGCTGGACTGCATGAGGCATCTTGGCATCCCCGAGGAGAGGATAAGGGTGGTGTACTGTGGGGTGGACCCCAAGTACAGGCCGCTTGAGGACAGAGAGGCGATACTGAAAGACCTCGAGGAAAGATATGGCATAAAAAAGCCCTTCGTGCTCTATGTGGGCACGCTGGAGAAGAGAAAGAACATACCCACCCTGCTGAGAGCACTCTACAGGCTCAAAAAGAGCGGTGTGTGCCCCTTACTCGTGATTGCGGGAAGGCGGGGCTGGAAGTACGACGATATATTCGACACAATACACGAGCTCAAGCTGGAGCACGATGTGCTGTTCACGGGGTATGTGCCAGAGGACGACCTCGTGGCGCTGTACAACGCCGCCGACCTCTTCGTGTATCCCTCGCTGTACGAGGGCTTTGGGCTTCCGCCCCTCGAGGCGATGGCATGCGGATGCCCCGTAATCACCTCCAACACCTCCTCGCTCCCAGAGGTGGTGGGCGATGCTGGCATCATGGTGGACCCCCACGACGTGAATGCGCTCGCGGATGCGATGGAGCGCGTGCTCACAGATGAGTCCTTAAGGGAGGACATGCGAAGGAGGGGGCTTGAGAGGGCAAAGCGCTTTAGTTGGCAGAGGTCAGCGAGAGAGATGTGGGATATATACGAGGAGGTGTACCATGAGGGGTGA
- the pscS gene encoding O-phospho-L-seryl-tRNA:Cys-tRNA synthase yields MTRFGFIERRTRRDINLMPLQTGGTLTPEARRALVEWGDGYSVCDFCPGTLDDIKSPPIDEFVHEALPKFLDMDHARLTGGAREGKFAVMHALGERGGWIVVDENAHYSTFVAAERAGLEVQVAERTPYPEYRITPEAYERAIEQGTERFGRPPVLGLLTYPDGNYGNLPDAASIGRVLHEHDVPYLVNGAYAIGRMPFSGKKLGADFVVGSGHKSMASAGPIGVLGVSDEYAPIVLRKSKRFPIKEVEALGCTARGVVAMTLIASFPHVVERTTPERWEREVQNAQWFSERLEELGMVQVGDRPHMHDLVFFITEPLYEISKRTKKGGYFLYREMKKRGIHGIKPGLTRHFKLSTYGVEREKLKMVVDAFREIIEKYS; encoded by the coding sequence ATGACGAGGTTTGGCTTCATAGAGCGCAGGACGAGAAGGGACATCAACCTCATGCCCCTCCAGACTGGAGGCACCCTCACGCCAGAGGCAAGGCGTGCACTCGTGGAGTGGGGAGATGGCTACTCGGTGTGCGACTTCTGCCCCGGCACGCTCGACGACATCAAGAGCCCTCCCATCGATGAGTTCGTGCACGAGGCGCTTCCCAAGTTCTTGGACATGGACCACGCACGGCTCACCGGCGGTGCACGTGAGGGAAAGTTCGCGGTGATGCACGCTCTTGGTGAGAGGGGAGGATGGATTGTGGTGGACGAGAACGCCCACTACTCCACGTTCGTGGCGGCAGAGCGGGCGGGGCTCGAGGTGCAGGTGGCAGAGCGCACGCCCTATCCAGAGTACAGGATAACCCCGGAGGCATACGAGAGAGCCATCGAGCAGGGCACAGAGCGGTTTGGAAGACCTCCCGTGCTCGGGCTGCTCACATACCCGGATGGCAACTACGGCAACCTTCCAGATGCCGCCTCGATAGGAAGGGTGCTTCACGAGCACGACGTGCCCTATCTCGTGAACGGTGCGTATGCCATCGGAAGAATGCCCTTCTCTGGCAAAAAGCTCGGTGCCGACTTCGTGGTGGGAAGCGGGCACAAGTCCATGGCTTCTGCTGGTCCCATCGGAGTGCTGGGCGTGAGCGATGAGTATGCGCCCATAGTGCTTCGTAAGTCCAAGCGGTTTCCCATCAAGGAGGTGGAGGCTCTGGGCTGCACCGCGAGGGGCGTGGTGGCAATGACGCTCATCGCCTCGTTTCCCCACGTGGTGGAGCGCACCACACCCGAGCGCTGGGAGAGGGAGGTGCAAAACGCCCAGTGGTTCTCAGAACGGCTCGAGGAGCTTGGGATGGTGCAGGTGGGCGACAGACCCCACATGCACGACCTCGTGTTCTTCATCACAGAGCCCCTGTACGAGATATCCAAGCGCACCAAGAAGGGCGGATACTTCCTGTACCGGGAGATGAAGAAGCGGGGCATTCACGGCATAAAGCCCGGGCTCACCCGCCACTTCAAGCTGAGCACCTATGGGGTGGAAAGGGAGAAGCTGAAGATGGTGGTGGACGCCTTTAGGGAGATTATCGAGAAGTACTCGTGA
- the prf1 gene encoding peptide chain release factor aRF-1 yields the protein MAQESALKKYEFKRRLEELQSMVGRGTELISLYIPPDKQIHEVVSHLRQEYGQASNIKSKSTRTNVQSAIESLLSRLKYYRTPPENGMVLFVGTIDRGGGRTTMVSTVIEPPEPITSYKYHCSSEFYLEPLLDMLREKKVYGLLVLDKREATIGILRGRHIEVVKHTTSSVPGKQRKGGQSARRFQQLRLIAIDAYYKRVAESASEIFLQIPHEELQGVLIGGPSPTKEEFLNGEYLHHEIRKKVIGIFDTAYTDESGLYELVDAAQDALAHVEQFAEKRIAQRFMRELVSDRGLATYGEEHVRRALKMGAVDVLLLSENLRRARVRVACPSCGYANTRTLPVPPSGSIDAGECPKCASQLTIEEQVDIVEELMAIADQMGTRVQFISTDYEEGEQLYNAFGGVAALLRYRVE from the coding sequence ATGGCTCAGGAATCGGCACTCAAAAAATACGAGTTCAAGCGCAGGCTCGAGGAGCTTCAGTCCATGGTGGGCAGGGGCACTGAGCTCATATCGCTGTACATCCCACCAGACAAGCAGATTCACGAGGTGGTATCGCACCTTCGGCAGGAGTACGGGCAGGCATCCAACATCAAGAGCAAGAGCACGAGGACCAACGTGCAGAGCGCCATAGAATCGCTGCTCTCGAGGCTCAAGTACTACAGGACACCTCCAGAGAACGGTATGGTGCTGTTCGTGGGCACGATAGACAGGGGAGGAGGCAGGACCACCATGGTGTCCACGGTGATAGAGCCGCCAGAGCCCATCACGTCGTACAAGTACCACTGCTCCTCGGAGTTCTACCTCGAGCCCCTGCTCGACATGCTCAGGGAGAAGAAGGTGTACGGGCTTCTGGTGCTGGACAAGCGGGAGGCAACTATCGGCATCCTTCGGGGACGGCACATCGAGGTGGTAAAGCACACCACCTCCTCGGTGCCCGGAAAGCAGAGAAAGGGAGGCCAGAGCGCCCGCAGGTTCCAGCAGCTCAGGCTAATCGCGATAGACGCCTACTACAAGCGGGTTGCGGAGTCGGCATCCGAGATATTCCTGCAGATTCCCCACGAGGAGCTTCAGGGTGTGCTCATAGGGGGACCCTCTCCCACCAAGGAGGAGTTCCTGAACGGGGAGTACCTGCACCACGAGATACGCAAGAAGGTGATAGGCATATTCGACACTGCGTACACCGACGAGAGCGGGCTGTATGAGCTGGTGGATGCAGCACAGGATGCGCTCGCACACGTGGAGCAGTTCGCAGAAAAGCGCATCGCCCAGCGGTTCATGCGTGAGCTTGTGAGCGACAGAGGGCTTGCCACGTACGGCGAGGAGCACGTCAGAAGGGCGCTCAAGATGGGGGCGGTGGACGTGCTGCTGCTCTCAGAGAACCTCAGAAGGGCGAGGGTGAGGGTGGCGTGCCCGAGCTGTGGCTATGCGAACACGAGGACACTGCCCGTGCCCCCAAGCGGCAGCATCGATGCTGGGGAGTGCCCCAAGTGTGCATCCCAGCTCACCATAGAGGAGCAGGTGGACATCGTGGAGGAGCTCATGGCAATCGCCGACCAGATGGGCACGAGGGTGCAGTTCATCAGCACCGACTATGAGGAGGGCGAGCAGCTGTACAACGCCTTCGGGGGCGTGGCGGCGCTGCTCAGATACCGGGTGGAGTGA
- the rfbC gene encoding dTDP-4-dehydrorhamnose 3,5-epimerase: MILIRGLGCVMPFEFERMRIENVVLIKPKVFEDERGFFMESYQKEAFEEAGIRGEFIQDNHSRSTHGVLRGLHFQHPPYEQAKIVRCTRGVIFDVAVDIRRGSPTFGEHVWAILSEHNHRMLYVPKGFAHGFCVLSEVAEVQYKVDAPYAPDHEAGLIWNDPDVGIQWPIDEPILSEKDRRWPTLREL, translated from the coding sequence ATGATACTCATAAGAGGGCTGGGATGTGTTATGCCGTTCGAGTTCGAGAGAATGCGCATCGAGAACGTGGTGCTCATCAAACCTAAGGTGTTCGAGGATGAGCGGGGCTTCTTCATGGAGAGCTACCAAAAGGAGGCGTTCGAGGAGGCTGGCATCAGGGGAGAGTTCATACAGGACAACCACTCCCGCTCGACCCACGGGGTGCTGCGGGGTCTGCACTTTCAGCATCCCCCTTATGAGCAGGCGAAGATCGTGAGGTGCACGAGGGGCGTGATATTCGATGTGGCAGTGGACATCCGCAGGGGCTCCCCCACCTTCGGTGAGCACGTGTGGGCGATACTCTCAGAGCACAACCACCGCATGCTCTACGTGCCCAAGGGCTTTGCCCACGGCTTCTGTGTGCTCTCAGAGGTCGCAGAGGTGCAGTACAAGGTGGACGCGCCCTATGCCCCAGACCACGAGGCTGGGCTGATATGGAATGACCCAGATGTGGGCATACAATGGCCCATCGACGAGCCCATACTCTCGGAGAAGGACAGGAGATGGCCCACATTGAGGGAGCTGTAG
- a CDS encoding metal-dependent hydrolase: MGSVVAVVAVVAVVAVESPRAHHRGDEERLWGADTQGMSTSTLIRIMFKGSRMRHITHILFSILIIVGIYEMCPSLKLYVPFVYATVLAPIGALVPDLDHPHSYISQNWKFLSVVIRKTTPHRGWTHSLTGGAFFTVALGGMFWYAHASTLNTIPFFVGYVSHLLSDSLNPTGVNWLWPKSRKKYSICSIRTGSHEEKIFQGIVSFGIVGLFVYDVMFNAGSLLS; encoded by the coding sequence ATGGGCTCTGTGGTGGCTGTGGTGGCTGTGGTGGCTGTGGTGGCGGTGGAGAGCCCACGGGCACACCACCGGGGCGATGAGGAACGCCTTTGGGGAGCTGATACCCAAGGCATGAGCACCTCAACGCTTATCAGAATAATGTTCAAAGGGAGCCGCATGAGACACATAACCCATATCCTGTTCTCTATTCTCATAATAGTGGGAATCTATGAGATGTGTCCCTCTCTGAAGCTCTATGTGCCCTTTGTTTATGCTACGGTTCTTGCACCCATTGGAGCCTTGGTTCCAGACCTCGACCATCCCCATTCATACATAAGTCAGAACTGGAAATTTCTTTCTGTTGTCATTCGGAAGACAACCCCTCACAGGGGCTGGACCCATAGCCTGACAGGTGGTGCGTTTTTTACGGTGGCTCTGGGGGGCATGTTTTGGTACGCTCATGCCAGCACTCTCAACACAATCCCGTTTTTCGTGGGGTACGTATCCCATCTGTTGAGCGATAGCCTGAACCCCACGGGAGTAAACTGGCTGTGGCCCAAGAGCAGGAAGAAATACAGCATCTGCTCAATCAGGACGGGCTCACATGAAGAAAAGATATTTCAGGGAATCGTCTCATTCGGAATCGTGGGGTTATTTGTGTATGATGTGATGTTTAATGCTGGCAGTCTGCTGTCATAA
- a CDS encoding sugar phosphate nucleotidyltransferase: MIGLILCGGKGKRLRPITEDIPKPLVEIKDGYTVLDRQLLDFSATDIDTVILITGYLGEKIEERFGSEHNGLALEYVHEEKPSGTLNALRAGIERAGDDVLVRNGDVVADINLSKMMEHHYTSELLSTMFITQMRSPYGIVELADGRVRSFREKPLLDYHINGGVYCLAYDVLEHFEQFTGGEVENTVFPLLARMGQMGYYEESSTFWKSIDTIKDLEEVRREYANRTDKPWGYEKVLISTDKYLTRELFIFEGYSTSYHYHQNKDETMYVIEGRGYVEFEDHSEPFRKNDTVRVEPMTPHRIVATENTVLYEVSTPHPDDTVRIKDYYRAR; this comes from the coding sequence ATGATAGGGTTGATACTGTGTGGTGGTAAGGGAAAGCGGCTGCGTCCGATAACAGAGGACATCCCCAAGCCCCTCGTGGAGATAAAGGACGGCTACACCGTGCTGGACAGGCAGCTTCTCGACTTCTCTGCCACCGATATCGACACCGTGATACTCATCACGGGGTACCTCGGAGAGAAGATAGAGGAGAGGTTTGGCAGCGAGCACAATGGGCTTGCGCTGGAGTACGTGCACGAGGAAAAGCCCAGCGGTACGCTAAACGCCCTCAGGGCAGGAATCGAGCGTGCGGGGGACGATGTGCTCGTCAGAAACGGGGACGTGGTGGCGGACATCAACCTCTCCAAGATGATGGAGCACCACTATACCTCCGAGCTGCTCTCAACGATGTTCATAACCCAGATGAGAAGCCCGTACGGCATCGTGGAGTTAGCCGATGGCAGGGTGAGGTCATTTAGGGAAAAGCCCCTTCTGGACTACCACATCAACGGGGGCGTGTACTGCCTTGCGTACGATGTGCTCGAGCACTTCGAGCAGTTCACGGGTGGAGAGGTGGAGAACACTGTGTTCCCACTGCTCGCCAGGATGGGGCAGATGGGCTACTACGAGGAGTCCTCCACATTCTGGAAGTCCATAGACACCATAAAGGACCTGGAGGAGGTGCGAAGGGAGTATGCCAACCGCACAGACAAGCCATGGGGCTATGAGAAGGTGCTCATAAGCACCGACAAGTACCTCACCAGGGAGCTGTTCATCTTCGAGGGCTACTCCACCTCGTACCACTACCACCAGAACAAGGACGAGACGATGTACGTGATAGAGGGCAGGGGATATGTGGAGTTCGAGGATCACTCAGAGCCCTTCAGAAAGAACGACACCGTCAGGGTAGAGCCCATGACCCCTCACCGCATCGTGGCAACTGAGAACACCGTGCTGTACGAGGTGAGCACGCCGCACCCAGACGACACCGTGCGCATAAAGGACTACTACAGGGCACGGTAG